A segment of the Candidatus Cloacimonadota bacterium genome:
AAGTCGCGGCTTTTGAAAGCTGATATCTAAAAACATCATATTCTTTATCTTTTGGTAATGACTTCAGGAATTTGAAAGTATTTATTGCGAATTGAATTAATCTTTCGTATAAATCCTTTTCATATTTCTTCATACCTTTCACCTTTCACCTTCTTGTCACGGCGTATTGCAACGAAGACGGATTGACTTTTTCATTGTCATCAGCCAGCTGGCTGAACGAAGTGACCGCCTGCCACGGCGTAATGAAATGAAGACGGGAAGGATCTCCCAGTAAGATAGATCAACATTATCGGGAGATTCTTCGCTTCGCTCCAGAATGACAATCTCGCCTTTATGCTTTCTTATTTCTGCTTTCCCTGACCCGTTTACCCTGTGTAATCTCTTTAATCTGTTATTACACATGGGTGAAATTCGGAGCATATTTCACTGATTTCTGATTTCTGATTCTTGACCCGTGAAATTCAGCTTGCTGAATATTTCACTGGGTTCTGTTTTCTGCTTTCTGTTTTTTTCTTTACTCTTTGGTCTTTCTTCTTTATTCTTGTTATTCATTATTTTTGCTTTTGCCTTTTTACTATTCCTTCATCAAAGTTGGGTGATTTTCCCTAAGCCATTCTGCTATTTTTTGACGAAGATGTATGGCAAGTTTTAACATCTCATTTGCTTCCTGCTTTGAAATCATACTGGCACGATCATAACCGCTTATATTTCTTTTCTTACGAAATTGATCAAATAAAGTAATCAATTCGTTATCAGCCTTAATTGTATAGGAAAGAGATTTAATAGTTCTATAATGATGTGCTTCTCGCACGGCACGATAACCTGAGGCAGCCAGTGCTGCTGTAGCAATTTGTAGGGCAGCATTATAGGGTATTTAATTGCCAATCAGGGCTCAAGCCAGGGGTTCTTCTATCTGAAAGGTCACGGTCTGCGACTGCCAGTAATTCAGTGATCTCTTGTGAGTTTGGTTGGTGTTCTTTCAGCCAACCATTACTCAGCCAAATTTTTAAGCTCATGCTCATCTCCAATAAGAAAAAGTCTTTCGTTCTTTATTACATTTTTTAGAAAATGGTGATTCTTTGTTGCTTTTTGTCTGAACTCTGCAGGAGGATAAACAACTGGATTAATTTCTCGTCGAACCTTTTCCT
Coding sequences within it:
- a CDS encoding four helix bundle protein; this encodes MKKYEKDLYERLIQFAINTFKFLKSLPKDKEYDVFRYQLSKAAT